Proteins encoded by one window of Massilia sp. NR 4-1:
- a CDS encoding ion transporter, whose amino-acid sequence MNATDSRFSAPLFGKPADGWRARLYTIIFESDTRSGRAFDLLLIAAIALSVAAVVAGSVASIAAEWGAWLQAAEWVFTALFTLEYLARLACVQRPLAYARSFFGAIDLLAILPTYLSWFVPGAHVLLDVRILRLLRMFRVLKLTKYIEEYGMLASALVASRRKILIFLSVVMMIVLLLGTVMYVVEGAESGFTSIPTAVYWAISAMTTVGFGDLVPKTDLGRAIASVMMLLGWSILAVPTGIISSEISYQRAGQLRWRRACAACGAGGHEDGARFCKNCGKALPAHADTAAGKGG is encoded by the coding sequence ATGAATGCCACTGATTCCCGCTTTTCCGCGCCGCTGTTCGGCAAGCCTGCCGATGGCTGGCGCGCGCGCCTGTACACCATTATTTTTGAATCCGATACCCGCAGCGGACGCGCTTTCGATCTGCTGCTGATCGCCGCTATTGCGCTCAGCGTGGCCGCGGTGGTGGCGGGCAGCGTGGCGTCCATCGCCGCCGAATGGGGTGCCTGGCTGCAGGCGGCGGAGTGGGTCTTCACCGCATTGTTCACGCTGGAGTATCTGGCCCGCCTGGCTTGCGTCCAGCGCCCGCTGGCGTATGCACGCAGCTTCTTCGGCGCGATCGACCTGCTGGCGATCCTGCCCACCTATCTGTCCTGGTTTGTGCCCGGTGCGCATGTGCTGCTGGATGTGCGCATCCTGCGTCTGCTGCGCATGTTCCGCGTCCTCAAGCTCACCAAGTACATCGAGGAATACGGCATGCTGGCCAGCGCCCTGGTCGCCAGCCGGCGCAAGATCCTGATCTTCCTGTCGGTGGTGATGATGATCGTGCTGCTGCTGGGGACCGTGATGTATGTGGTGGAGGGCGCCGAGAGCGGTTTCACCAGCATCCCGACCGCCGTCTACTGGGCCATCAGCGCCATGACCACGGTGGGCTTCGGCGACCTGGTGCCGAAGACCGATCTGGGACGCGCCATCGCCTCGGTCATGATGCTGCTGGGTTGGAGCATCCTGGCCGTGCCGACCGGGATCATCAGCTCGGAGATCAGCTACCAGCGCGCGGGCCAGTTGCGCTGGCGGCGCGCCTGCGCCGCTTGTGGCGCCGGCGGCCACGAGGACGGCGCGCGCTTCTGCAAGAACTGCGGCAAGGCGCTGCCGGCGCATGCCGACACCGCCGCAGGCAAGGGCGGCTGA
- a CDS encoding LysR substrate-binding domain-containing protein, which produces MDRLHLMTVFVAVAEEESFAGGARRLGMSPPAVTRAIAALEERLRLKLLDRSTRHVRVTEAGQRYLDDARRIIAEVDEADEAAAGINAAPRGHLSVTAPVLFGRMYVMPGIVEYLQRYPDTEVSTVFVDRVTNLLEEGLDVGVRIGELPDSSLRAIPVGHVRRVICAAPAYLAQHGLPRTPEELAWHTIISSTGSSAAPEWRFVRDGTVQSLRMKSRLTVNSNDAAIEAARLGLGIVRLLSYQAAPSFERGELQCLLREFETPALPINIVHRDSRHGSARIRAFIDVMVARLRAEPSLRCSDQN; this is translated from the coding sequence ATGGATCGCCTGCACCTGATGACGGTCTTTGTCGCCGTGGCCGAGGAGGAAAGCTTTGCCGGGGGGGCGCGCCGCCTGGGCATGTCGCCGCCCGCCGTCACGCGCGCCATCGCCGCGCTGGAAGAGCGCCTGCGCCTGAAGCTGCTGGACCGCAGCACGCGCCATGTGCGCGTCACCGAAGCGGGCCAGCGCTATCTGGACGATGCGCGCCGCATCATCGCCGAGGTGGACGAGGCCGACGAAGCGGCCGCCGGCATCAACGCCGCGCCGCGCGGCCACCTGAGCGTGACCGCGCCCGTGCTGTTCGGCCGCATGTATGTGATGCCCGGCATCGTCGAGTATTTGCAGCGCTATCCGGATACCGAAGTGTCGACCGTGTTCGTCGACCGCGTCACCAATCTGCTGGAAGAGGGCCTGGATGTGGGCGTGCGCATCGGCGAGCTGCCCGACTCCAGCCTGCGCGCCATTCCGGTCGGCCATGTGCGGCGCGTGATCTGCGCCGCGCCCGCCTATCTGGCGCAGCATGGCCTGCCGCGCACGCCGGAAGAGCTGGCGTGGCACACCATTATTTCCTCCACCGGCTCCAGCGCCGCGCCGGAATGGCGCTTCGTGCGCGATGGGACGGTGCAGTCGCTGCGCATGAAAAGCCGGCTGACGGTCAACAGCAACGATGCGGCCATCGAAGCGGCGCGCCTGGGATTGGGCATTGTCCGCTTGCTGTCGTATCAGGCGGCGCCGTCGTTTGAGCGGGGAGAGCTGCAGTGCCTGCTGAGGGAGTTCGAAACGCCGGCGCTGCCCATCAATATCGTCCACCGCGACAGCCGCCATGGTTCGGCGCGCATCCGCGCCTTCATCGACGTGATGGTGGCCCGGCTGCGCGCCGAGCCTTCATTGCGCTGCTCGGATCAGAATTAG
- the tsaD gene encoding tRNA (adenosine(37)-N6)-threonylcarbamoyltransferase complex transferase subunit TsaD — protein MIVLGVESSCDETGLALYDTQRGLLSHALYSQVAMHEEYGGVVPELASRDHIRRAIPLLEQALQGAAITPQQIDAIAYTQGPGLAGALLVGSSVACSLGLALDKPVLGIHHLEGHLLSPLLASEPPEFPFVALLVSGGHTQLMRVDGVGQYELLGETLDDAAGEAFDKSAKLLGLGYPGGPAISRLAEFGDPEAHKLPRPMLHSKDLMFSFSGLKTAVLTVAKNRGLANICEQDKANIARGFVDAIVDVLTAKCVAALKQTGLKRLVIAGGVGANKQLRASLNAAAAKKRFKVYYPELEFCTDNGAMIAFAGAMRLQINPDAAQRDYAFNVRPRWPLDELKVV, from the coding sequence ATGATCGTTCTCGGCGTCGAATCCTCCTGTGACGAAACCGGCCTGGCCCTGTATGACACACAGCGCGGCCTGCTGTCGCACGCCCTGTATTCCCAAGTGGCGATGCACGAGGAATATGGCGGCGTGGTGCCGGAACTGGCTTCGCGTGACCATATCCGCCGCGCGATCCCGCTGCTGGAACAGGCGCTGCAAGGCGCGGCCATCACGCCGCAGCAGATCGATGCCATCGCCTATACCCAAGGTCCGGGCCTGGCCGGGGCGCTGCTGGTGGGTTCCTCGGTCGCCTGCAGCCTGGGCCTGGCGCTGGACAAGCCGGTGCTGGGCATCCACCACCTGGAAGGCCATCTGCTGTCGCCGCTGCTGGCGTCCGAGCCGCCGGAGTTCCCCTTCGTCGCCCTGCTGGTCTCGGGCGGCCATACGCAGCTGATGCGCGTGGATGGCGTCGGCCAGTACGAGCTGCTGGGCGAGACGCTGGACGATGCTGCCGGCGAAGCCTTCGACAAGTCGGCCAAGCTGCTGGGCCTTGGCTATCCGGGCGGGCCGGCGATTTCGCGCCTGGCCGAATTCGGCGATCCCGAGGCGCACAAGCTGCCGCGCCCGATGTTGCACTCCAAGGATCTGATGTTCAGCTTCTCCGGCCTGAAAACGGCGGTGCTGACCGTGGCCAAGAACCGGGGCCTGGCGAATATCTGCGAGCAGGACAAGGCGAATATCGCGCGCGGCTTCGTCGACGCCATCGTCGACGTGCTGACGGCCAAATGCGTGGCGGCGCTCAAGCAGACGGGCCTCAAGCGCCTGGTGATCGCCGGCGGCGTCGGCGCCAACAAGCAGCTGCGCGCTTCGCTCAATGCGGCGGCGGCCAAGAAGCGCTTCAAGGTCTATTATCCGGAACTGGAATTCTGCACTGACAATGGCGCGATGATCGCCTTTGCCGGCGCCATGCGCCTGCAGATCAATCCGGACGCGGCGCAGCGCGACTACGCCTTCAATGTGCGTCCGCGCTGGCCGCTGGACGAGCTGAAAGTCGTCTAA
- a CDS encoding 3-deoxy-7-phosphoheptulonate synthase: protein MIQDLENINVTSFASMPTPESLHAKLPLSEAASATVTKGREDLRKILDRQDQRLFVVVGPCSIHDPAAGLDYARRLKALQEEVKDTMLLVMRVYFEKPRTTTGWKGYINDPDMDDSFRVDVGMEKARQFLLDVCELGLPTATEALDPISPQYLGDLIAWTAIGARTTESQTHREMSSGLSTPVGFKNGTDGDIGIAINAILSAANPHAFLGINSQGTVSIVRTRGNPHGHVVLRGGDGRPNYDSVSVAIAEQALAKAKLPANIVVDCSHANSYKKPELQPLVMTDVVNQIMHGNQSLVGVMIESNIVAGNQKIPADLSTLTYGQSVTDGCIDWDTTAAMLRNAAAELRNRP from the coding sequence ATGATTCAAGACCTTGAAAATATTAACGTTACATCCTTCGCGTCGATGCCGACGCCGGAGTCGCTGCACGCCAAGCTGCCGCTGAGCGAAGCCGCTTCCGCCACCGTCACGAAAGGACGCGAAGACCTGCGCAAAATCCTCGACCGCCAGGACCAGCGCCTGTTCGTCGTGGTCGGCCCCTGCTCGATCCACGACCCCGCCGCGGGCCTGGACTATGCACGCCGCCTGAAGGCGCTGCAGGAAGAAGTCAAGGATACGATGCTGCTGGTGATGCGCGTGTACTTCGAAAAGCCGCGCACCACCACCGGCTGGAAGGGCTATATCAACGATCCGGACATGGACGATTCCTTCCGCGTCGATGTGGGCATGGAGAAGGCCCGCCAATTCCTGCTCGATGTCTGCGAACTGGGCTTGCCCACGGCGACGGAGGCGCTCGACCCTATCTCTCCGCAGTACCTGGGTGACCTGATCGCTTGGACGGCGATCGGCGCCCGTACCACGGAGTCGCAGACGCACCGTGAAATGTCCTCGGGCTTGTCGACCCCGGTCGGCTTCAAGAATGGCACCGATGGCGACATCGGCATCGCCATCAACGCCATCCTGTCGGCGGCCAATCCGCACGCCTTCCTTGGCATTAACAGCCAGGGCACGGTGTCGATCGTGCGCACGCGCGGCAATCCGCACGGCCACGTGGTGCTGCGCGGCGGCGATGGCCGTCCGAACTACGATTCGGTGTCGGTGGCGATCGCCGAACAGGCGCTGGCCAAGGCCAAGCTGCCCGCCAATATCGTGGTGGACTGCTCGCACGCCAACAGCTACAAGAAGCCGGAGCTGCAGCCGCTGGTGATGACCGATGTGGTCAACCAGATCATGCACGGCAACCAGTCGCTGGTGGGCGTGATGATCGAATCGAATATCGTGGCGGGCAACCAGAAGATCCCGGCCGATCTGTCGACCCTGACCTACGGCCAGTCCGTGACCGACGGCTGCATCGACTGGGACACCACCGCCGCCATGCTGCGCAACGCCGCCGCCGAGCTGCGCAACCGTCCGTAA
- the ybiB gene encoding DNA-binding protein YbiB, producing the protein MTTQQPFPAARFIKEIGRGKDGARAMTRDEAQELYGAMLDGRVSDLELGGILLAMRIKGETVDELAGFLAAAEASFTPLRAPGGPYAPALIPSYNGARKMANLTALLGMLLAREGVPVLCHGVAHDVGRVATAEVFAALGVPAARDAAEAEAALASGHVSFITIDTLAPRLAWMLSLRRILGVRNSTHTLVKILQPFAGPALRLVSYTHPEYLETLGAFFTTTADPARGDVFLMRGTEGETVANANKAQRIDWIHGAERTVLVEKQTLVEALPELPEDKSAEATAAWIAAVLRGELPVPDPIAQQVAHCLAISRQLRSR; encoded by the coding sequence ATGACTACACAGCAACCCTTCCCGGCGGCCCGCTTCATCAAGGAGATCGGCCGCGGCAAAGACGGCGCCCGCGCCATGACGCGCGACGAGGCGCAGGAACTCTACGGCGCCATGCTGGACGGCCGCGTTTCCGACCTGGAGCTGGGCGGCATCCTGCTGGCCATGCGCATCAAGGGCGAAACGGTGGACGAGCTGGCGGGCTTCCTGGCGGCGGCCGAAGCCTCGTTCACGCCGCTGCGCGCGCCCGGTGGGCCGTATGCGCCGGCGCTCATCCCCAGCTATAACGGCGCGCGCAAGATGGCCAATCTGACCGCCTTGCTCGGCATGCTGCTGGCACGCGAAGGCGTGCCGGTGCTGTGCCACGGCGTCGCCCATGATGTGGGGCGGGTGGCGACGGCCGAAGTGTTCGCCGCCCTTGGCGTGCCTGCCGCGCGCGATGCGGCCGAGGCGGAAGCGGCGCTGGCTTCCGGCCACGTCAGTTTCATCACCATTGATACGCTGGCGCCGCGTCTGGCGTGGATGCTGTCGCTGCGGCGCATCCTTGGCGTGCGCAACTCGACCCATACCCTGGTCAAGATCCTGCAGCCCTTTGCCGGACCGGCGCTGCGGCTGGTGTCCTACACCCACCCCGAATACCTCGAAACGCTGGGCGCATTCTTCACCACCACGGCCGACCCGGCGCGCGGCGACGTCTTCCTGATGCGCGGCACCGAGGGCGAAACGGTCGCCAACGCCAACAAGGCCCAGCGCATCGACTGGATCCACGGCGCCGAGCGCACCGTGCTGGTCGAAAAGCAGACTCTTGTGGAAGCCCTGCCTGAGCTGCCCGAAGACAAAAGTGCCGAAGCCACCGCCGCCTGGATCGCCGCCGTGCTGCGTGGCGAGCTGCCCGTGCCCGACCCCATCGCCCAGCAAGTGGCCCACTGCCTCGCCATCTCGCGGCAGCTGCGCTCCCGCTGA